Proteins from a single region of Chloroherpeton thalassium ATCC 35110:
- a CDS encoding F0F1 ATP synthase subunit gamma, which translates to MATLREIRTRIKSVKSTQQLTKAMKMVAAAKLRRAQDRALQARPYAAKLKELLDSLSGKVDTTINPLLTPRSEVKNVLVILVTSDRGLCGAFNTNIIKMAQRLIDQDYADMSRQGRVKMICAGRRGNDFFRKRGYNVVYGYPNIFNQLDFNAAKEIVEKATELYLSGEVDKVHVIYNEFKNVVSPNLISEVFLPIAPSKKDDAGSDAARQNKLVPIVDYIYEPSPEAIINELVPKHLNTQLWRVLLESNAAEQASRMTAMDSATDNAKELLRSLSITYNRARQAAITKEILEIVGGANALEQSA; encoded by the coding sequence ATGGCAACGCTAAGGGAAATCCGCACGCGCATTAAAAGCGTTAAATCCACGCAGCAGCTTACCAAGGCAATGAAAATGGTTGCCGCAGCCAAGCTTCGCCGCGCACAGGATCGCGCCTTGCAAGCTCGACCCTACGCAGCCAAGCTCAAGGAATTGCTCGATTCCCTTTCTGGAAAAGTTGACACCACCATTAACCCACTTCTTACGCCGCGTAGCGAAGTGAAAAACGTGCTTGTCATCTTGGTAACTTCTGATAGAGGGCTTTGCGGTGCGTTTAACACGAACATCATCAAAATGGCGCAACGCCTCATCGACCAAGACTATGCGGACATGTCGCGTCAAGGTCGCGTGAAGATGATTTGTGCCGGACGCCGTGGCAATGACTTCTTCCGTAAGCGTGGTTACAACGTGGTTTATGGCTATCCAAACATTTTCAACCAGCTTGATTTCAATGCTGCCAAGGAAATTGTAGAGAAGGCCACTGAGCTATATTTGAGCGGTGAGGTCGATAAGGTGCATGTTATTTATAACGAGTTTAAAAACGTCGTTTCTCCGAATCTCATCAGTGAAGTCTTCTTGCCGATTGCGCCGTCCAAGAAAGACGATGCGGGCAGCGATGCGGCAAGGCAAAATAAATTAGTCCCAATTGTGGATTACATTTATGAGCCGTCGCCGGAAGCGATTATCAACGAACTCGTGCCAAAGCATTTGAACACACAATTGTGGCGAGTGTTGTTGGAGTCCAACGCTGCTGAGCAAGCTTCAAGAATGACCGCAATGGATTCTGCTACGGACAATGCGAAAGAACTTCTTCGTTCACTCAGCATCACATACAACCGTGCGCGTCAAGCTGCGATTACCAAGGAAATCCTTGAAATCGTTGGTGGAGCGAACGCACTTGAGCAGTCAGCCTAA
- the atpA gene encoding F0F1 ATP synthase subunit alpha, with the protein MSTAVRPDEISAILRKQLSGFDSEVDVYDVGTVLQVGDGIARIYGLSKVAAGELVEFPHNVTGMVLNLEEDNVGAVLFGSSDLIKEGDTVKRTKILASIPVGEAMLGRVINPLGEPIDGKGAIKTEIRLPLERRAPGVIFRHPVKEPLQTGLKAIDSMIPIGRGQRELIIGDRQTGKTAVAIDTIINQKASHTKEAQEKGAKPVYCIYVATGQKASTVAQVVNILEKHGAMEYTTVISATASDPAPLQFISPYAGATLGEYFRDTGRHALVIYDDLSKQAVAYRQVSLLLRRPPGREAYPGDVFYLHSRLLERAARITNDDALAKQMNDLPDSIKPMAKGGGSLTALPIIETQAGDVSAYIPTNVISITDGQIFLESNLFNSGQRPAINVGISVSRVGGSAQIKGMKKVAGTLRLDLAQYRELEAFAKFGSDLDKATQAQLTRGGRLVEILKQGQYVPMAVEKQVAILFVGTQGILDTLPANLVRKFEVAFLEMLELKHKDILNTIATAGQMDADTQKKLRQVAEQFLETFKQANVK; encoded by the coding sequence ATGTCGACAGCAGTCAGACCTGATGAAATATCAGCAATTCTCCGTAAGCAGCTCTCCGGCTTCGACTCTGAAGTTGACGTCTATGATGTTGGTACGGTATTGCAGGTCGGTGACGGTATTGCCCGTATTTATGGCTTATCGAAAGTTGCCGCTGGTGAATTGGTGGAGTTTCCGCACAATGTGACAGGAATGGTGCTCAACCTCGAAGAAGACAACGTCGGTGCTGTGCTTTTTGGCTCTTCCGACTTGATTAAAGAGGGTGACACTGTTAAAAGAACAAAAATTTTGGCCTCTATTCCGGTTGGTGAAGCCATGCTTGGCCGCGTGATTAACCCATTGGGTGAGCCAATCGACGGAAAAGGCGCAATCAAAACCGAGATTCGCTTACCGCTTGAGCGTCGTGCGCCTGGCGTTATTTTCCGTCACCCGGTTAAAGAGCCGCTTCAGACAGGTTTGAAAGCGATCGACTCTATGATTCCAATCGGTCGTGGCCAGCGCGAATTGATTATCGGTGACCGCCAAACGGGTAAAACCGCTGTCGCTATCGACACCATTATCAACCAGAAAGCCTCTCACACCAAAGAAGCACAGGAAAAAGGTGCTAAGCCAGTTTACTGTATTTATGTAGCAACCGGTCAGAAAGCTTCTACGGTGGCTCAGGTTGTGAATATCCTGGAAAAACACGGCGCAATGGAATATACCACGGTTATTTCTGCGACCGCTTCCGATCCAGCTCCGCTTCAGTTTATTTCTCCTTACGCCGGTGCTACACTTGGCGAATATTTCCGCGATACCGGTCGCCATGCGTTGGTTATTTATGATGACCTTTCTAAGCAGGCGGTTGCTTATCGTCAGGTGTCTCTCTTGCTTCGTCGCCCACCAGGACGTGAAGCGTATCCAGGTGATGTATTCTACTTGCACTCACGCTTGCTCGAACGCGCTGCAAGAATCACCAACGACGATGCGCTTGCAAAGCAAATGAACGACCTTCCTGATTCCATTAAGCCAATGGCAAAAGGCGGCGGCAGCTTAACCGCGTTGCCGATTATTGAAACACAAGCGGGTGACGTTTCGGCTTATATTCCGACCAACGTGATTTCCATTACCGACGGTCAGATCTTCCTTGAATCGAACCTCTTTAACTCGGGTCAGCGCCCAGCTATCAACGTAGGTATTTCAGTTTCTCGTGTGGGTGGTAGCGCTCAGATTAAAGGAATGAAAAAAGTTGCCGGTACGCTTCGCCTCGACCTCGCTCAGTATCGCGAACTTGAAGCTTTCGCAAAGTTCGGCTCCGACCTTGATAAAGCTACTCAGGCTCAGCTGACACGCGGTGGTCGCCTCGTGGAAATCCTCAAGCAGGGACAATATGTGCCGATGGCTGTTGAAAAGCAGGTCGCCATTCTCTTTGTGGGAACACAAGGTATTTTAGATACCCTACCTGCCAACTTGGTTCGCAAATTTGAGGTTGCTTTCCTTGAAATGCTCGAACTCAAACATAAAGACATTCTCAACACAATTGCGACAGCAGGCCAAATGGATGCTGATACACAGAAAAAGCTTCGTCAGGTGGCTGAGCAATTTCTTGAAACGTTCAAGCAGGCAAACGTAAAGTAA
- a CDS encoding TorD/DmsD family molecular chaperone, whose product MNSFENQSRIFRFFSLAFAYPNQAFLPQLNKALEAVHGFKIELEALPPAFEKEETVRLQAEYTRLFINGYPTTPCAPYESVYREKRMLGKSSMEVQERYQEWGMTVDASLMDHLATEFEFMAFLCSAATLEETKADAKAALQTFLSEHAQKWIPQFAADLQANAKVQAYQLLGEILGKTVSNISVESLS is encoded by the coding sequence ATGAACTCATTTGAAAATCAATCTCGCATTTTTCGTTTTTTCAGTTTGGCATTTGCCTATCCGAATCAGGCTTTTTTGCCGCAGTTAAACAAAGCGCTGGAAGCTGTTCATGGCTTCAAAATAGAGCTGGAAGCGCTTCCGCCCGCCTTTGAAAAAGAGGAAACGGTTCGCTTGCAAGCCGAATACACACGGCTTTTTATCAACGGATATCCGACAACGCCGTGCGCGCCGTATGAGTCGGTTTATCGGGAAAAAAGGATGCTTGGCAAGTCGAGCATGGAAGTGCAAGAACGCTATCAAGAATGGGGCATGACGGTGGACGCAAGCTTGATGGATCACTTGGCCACCGAATTTGAATTCATGGCGTTTCTTTGCTCAGCCGCCACGCTGGAAGAAACCAAAGCAGACGCGAAAGCCGCGCTTCAAACATTTCTTTCTGAACATGCCCAGAAATGGATTCCACAATTTGCTGCCGATTTGCAAGCAAACGCCAAGGTTCAAGCCTATCAGCTTTTAGGAGAAATTCTTGGCAAAACGGTTTCCAATATTTCGGTTGAATCGTTAAGTTAA
- the moaA gene encoding GTP 3',8-cyclase MoaA — translation MMQQNLLADRFGRRVNYLRVAVTDRCNFRCVYCMPEKGIRFKPATALLSAKEILRVIGLAGSLGVEKVRFTGGEPLLREDLPEILSEAAALPGIRSLHLTTNGLLLGKYLPALKKSGIHGVNISLDALQRERFRKITRRDAFQTVWENILQTLDAGIPEVKINVVALADLSESELVQFVALTQSHKVTVRFIELMPFNHETESWRTNAFTSAKRVLRLLNEHFSGLIPLEGSATEQQCFAIRDHRGKVAIIPAYTRSMCGSCSRLRLTADGKLLNCLYAESGEELRDLLRLGISDEILLRTIQKAVFSKPKNGMLAQPHDSGKQTCMTEIGG, via the coding sequence ATGATGCAACAAAATCTCTTAGCCGATAGATTTGGCCGGCGCGTGAATTACTTGCGCGTGGCTGTCACCGATAGGTGCAATTTTCGCTGCGTGTACTGCATGCCGGAAAAAGGCATTCGCTTTAAACCGGCAACAGCGCTTTTGAGCGCGAAAGAAATTCTGCGCGTGATTGGCTTAGCGGGCTCGCTCGGCGTGGAAAAAGTTCGCTTCACCGGCGGCGAGCCTTTGCTGCGCGAAGATTTGCCGGAAATCCTGTCCGAAGCAGCGGCCTTGCCCGGCATCCGTTCGCTTCATCTGACCACCAACGGGCTTTTGCTTGGAAAATATCTTCCCGCGCTAAAAAAAAGCGGGATTCACGGCGTAAATATCAGCTTGGATGCGCTGCAGCGCGAACGCTTTAGGAAAATCACCCGCCGCGATGCGTTTCAGACTGTTTGGGAAAATATTTTGCAAACGCTTGATGCCGGAATTCCTGAAGTAAAAATTAATGTGGTAGCGCTGGCTGATTTGAGTGAATCGGAACTCGTGCAATTTGTGGCGCTGACTCAATCGCACAAAGTCACCGTTCGATTTATCGAACTGATGCCATTCAATCACGAAACGGAAAGTTGGCGCACCAACGCCTTCACAAGCGCCAAGCGCGTCTTGCGGTTGCTGAACGAACACTTTTCGGGTTTAATTCCGCTTGAAGGCTCTGCAACCGAGCAACAATGCTTTGCGATTCGCGATCATCGTGGAAAAGTGGCCATTATTCCAGCCTACACGCGCTCCATGTGCGGCTCGTGCAGCCGGCTTCGCCTCACTGCCGACGGCAAACTGCTCAACTGCCTTTATGCAGAATCTGGCGAAGAACTCCGCGATTTGCTCCGTTTAGGCATTTCCGATGAAATACTTTTACGTACAATTCAAAAAGCGGTGTTCTCAAAGCCCAAAAATGGAATGTTAGCACAACCGCACGATAGCGGAAAACAAACTTGCATGACAGAAATCGGCGGGTAA